A genomic stretch from Carassius auratus strain Wakin chromosome 37, ASM336829v1, whole genome shotgun sequence includes:
- the LOC113055986 gene encoding centrosomal protein of 131 kDa-like isoform X2: MGGVPLCFLRRCCAVELETDEISLSYAPNWNNDALICLKTVSSSDVDNLVKFKMHTTRSPLASIQTGAAGDALDLGLTGSQLTVGRRPNSASPAKHFSRSISVSVAFDGRGKRNTLTDAGLGSSRAIKNLRRSNSTTQVNQQANTSLSEGLTEDFLALFKSSSDGRRKLASFSKTSKDHTTWNILDDQTRAFPVPCSSHSTCSIDSPTGLKKREAGVSLASSFTANNRSNKAAVGNSVTTILHNNHSEKPLTPKSSNQKPSFNNIIKATVNDDVTVDLSCSLTKSQKNFSSASSSSNNIAPRSPRSPGQPRRQEVTEEEAERYIQQVNHAAIIIQRWYRCHANRKRVSENTIKHLLISKKKEEKTAESLKKKEDDRKRIREEKAHQARLTVIQELQQKRAQRAAEVQQIAEEEVETLRHAGKVGRKKLTRSSPTSSFDDKAKNTDSNVNVVPVLEDVTHLRASSPTRSACRGSQCSQEILQRSVSMEAQRQGASSSRAQSKTTLNDLLDTLKLLEEAPERLSEPKSYRKDKYSWIDEDEDSNSLTTDNVERHRQLSQTPALPDGGALLSEAKLQSIMSFLDEMEKSEQERPRSVTSGSHREVVLSEEDLAVVEQASATAAEVTGSMMRLKLELDEKKRTVNMLQTALAQQRELTIRHVKETEKELNHTFQLQKQQYEATIQRHLTFIDQLIDDKKSLSERCEEVVGELKQVDQKYTKKIAQMQEQHEMEIKKLKELMSATEKIRREKWIDEKTKKIKEITVKGLEPEIQKLISKHKQELKKLRVLHEAELLQADERAAQRYVRQTEELRQQLERERDEQCQRERELAKQRFEKQQQEEENALQHQRRRLYKEVSEEKERITQLAARQHAELEDLRKQLEKNSSLAARALREELEKSREEQDRRHQAEIKALKETLEVEKQTWEENYMKKEDAWLLSRERELKEEIRRGRDQEIELAIQRLEQDIRGAREECERVADNRIKRVREKYEAELRDLERSERAALQRQQEMREKHSEMEAELLQQHSRLREREQEISNLTQARDKLSDERRCLAEVIRQEFAERLVETEKENRRMKMEVAEAKARLRFEVERVTREKEEELAEVHQRVKSAILKKEETVNNLRKQHEAAVKRSDHLESLLEQQRKELLGK; this comes from the exons ATGGGCGGAGTTCCTTTATGTTTTCTGAGAAGATGTTGCGCTGTGGAGTTGGAGACAGATGAGATATCACTGTCTTACGCTCCGAACTGGAATAACGACGCTCTTATTTGTTTAAAGACCGTTTCTTCATCTGATGTGGACAATTTAGTAAAG TTTAAGATGCATACAACTCGCAGTCCACTGGCATCCATCCAGACAGGGGCAGCTGGAGACGCTCTGGACCTCGGCCTGACAGGCTCCCAGCTCACAGTGGGCCGCAGACCCAACAGTGCTTCACCTGCAAAACACTTCTCTCGATCCATATCTGTGTCTGTGGCCTTTGATGGCCGTGGGAAGCGAAACACTTTG ACTGATGCTGGATTGGGAAGCTCACGAGCAATTAAGAATCTGCGTCGGTCCAACAGCACCACACAGGTGAACCAGCAGGCCAACACAAGCCTCAG TGAAGGCCTCACAGAAGACTTCCTGGCTCTGTTCAAAAGCAGCTCTGATGGACGGAGAAAACTAGCCAGCTTCTCCAAGACATCCAAAGACCACACTACTTGGAACATCCTG GATGACCAAACGAGAGCTTTTCCTGTGCCCTGCAGCTCTCACAGTACCTGCAGTATTGATTCTCCTACAGGCCTGAAGAAGAGGGAAGCTGGCGTCTCTCTGGCTTCCAGCTTCACTGCCAACAACAG GAGCAATAAAGCTGCTGTGGGTAACTCTGTGACCACCATCCTTCATAATAACCACTCAGAGAAACCCCTCACCCCCAAGAGCTCCAATCAGAAACCCTCCTTCAA CAACATAATTAAAGCCACCGTAAATGATGATGTGACTGTGGATCTGAGCTGTTCTCTTACTAAGTCTCAGAAGAACTTCTCCTCTGCGTCATCAAGCTCCAACAATATTGCCCCCCGTAGCCCCCGAAGCCCAGGTCAGCCACGCAGACAAGAGGTGACCGAGGAAGAGGCCGAAAG GTATATTCAGCAGGTGAACCATGCTGCTATTATCATCCAGCGTTGGTATCGATGCCATGCTAACAGAAAGAGAGTCAGTGAGAATACAATCAAACACCTCCTCATATCCAAAAAGAAGGAGGAGAAAACCGCTGAATCACTGAAGAAGAAAGAAGATGATCGAAAACGCATCAGGGAGGAGAAAGCTCATCAGGCTCGTCTTACCGTCATACAG GAGCTTCAGCAGAAAAGAGCCCAGCGTGCTGCAGAGGTACAGCAAATAGCAGAGGAGGAGGTAGAGACACTAAGACATGCAGGGAAAGTGGGGCGTAAAAAACTCACCAGGAGTTCACCCACTTCTTCCTTTGACGACAAGGCTAAGAATACAG ATTCTAATGTGAACGTGGTGCCTGTTCTGGAGGATGTGACACATCTGAGGGCTTCATCCCCCACTCGTTCTGCGTGCAGAGGATCTCAGTGTTCTCAG GAGATCCTCCAGAGGTCTGTGAGCATGGAGGCCCAGCGACAGGGGGCGTCATCCAGCAGGGCACAGTCGAAAACCACTCTAAATGACTTGCTGGACACACTGAAGCTCTTAGAAGAGGCACCAGAGAGACTTTCAGAGCCCAAGAGCTACAGGAAGGACAAGTATTCGTGGATTGATGAG GATGAAGACTCCAACTCCCTGACAACAGATAATGTGGAACGGCACAGGCAGCTGAGTCAGACCCCAGCACTACCAGATGGGGGCGCTCTGCTCTCGGAAGCCAAACTACAGAGCATTATGAGCTTCCTGGATGAGATGGAGAAGTCCGAGCAGGAGAGACCACGCTCAGTCACTTCTGGATCACACAGAGAG GTGGTGTTGTCCGAGGAAGATCTAGCGGTTGTAGAACAAGCCTCAGCCACAGCAGCTGAGGTCACCGGCTCCATGATGAGACTCAAACTGGAGCTGGATGAGAAAAAACGCACAGTCAATATGCTACAGACAGCACTG GCCCAGCAGAGGGAGCTGACGATCCGACATGTGAAGGAGACTGAGAAAGAGCTCAATCATACGTTCCAGTTACAGAAGCAGCAGTATGAAGCTACGATACAGAGACACTTGACCTTTATAGACCAG cTGATTGACGATAAAAAGTCCCTGAGCGAACGCTGTGAGGAAGTAGTAGGAGAACTCAAGCAGGTGGATCAGAAGTACACTAAGAAGATTGCTCAGATGCAGGAGCAACATGAGATG gagATTAAGAAGCTGAAAGAGTTAATGAGTGCCACGGAAAAGATCCGCCGGGAGAAATGGATTGATGAGAAGACCAAAAAGATCAAGGAGATCACTGTAAAAG GTCTGGAGCCAGAGATTCAGAAGCTCATCTCCAAGCACAAGCAGGAGCTGAAGAAACTCCGAGTTCTTCATGAGGCAGAGCTGCTTCAGGCAGACGAGAGGGCTGCCCAGCGTTACGTCAGGCAGACCGAGGAATTACGACAgcagctggagagagaaagagatgagcagtgccagagagagagagaactggcCAAACAGAG gtTTGAGAAACAACAGCAGGAAGAGGAGAACGCGCTGCAGCATCAGAGGAGACGTCTGTATAAAGAAGTGTCAGAGGAGAAAGAGCGAATCACACAGCTGGCAGCCAG ACAGCATGCTGAGCTGGAGGACTTAAGGAAACAGTTGGAAAAGAACAGCTCTTTGGCTGCAAGAGCATTGAGAGAAGAGCTGGAGAAGAGCAGAGAAGAACAGGATAGACGACACCAG GCTGAAATAAAGGCCCTGAAGGAAACACTTGAGGTTGAGAAACAGACATGGGAagaaaattatatgaaaaaagaG GACGCATGGCTGCTGAGCAGAGAAAGGGAGCTAAAAGAAGAAATACGTCGAGGGAGAGACCAAGAGATCGAGCTGGCCATTCAGAGACTAGAGCAGGACATCAGAGGGGCAAGAGAGGAGTGTGAGAGAGTTGCTGACAACCG GATAAAGCGTGTGAGGGAGAAATACGAGGCTGAGCTCAGAGATCTGGAGCGTTCGGAGCGGGCAGCACTGCAGAGACAGCAGGAGATGAGAGAGAAACACAGTGAGATGGAGGCGGAGCTCCTCCAGCAACACTCACGTTTACGAGAACGAGAGCAAGAGATAAGCAACCTCACCCAG GCTCGTGACAAGTTGTCGGATGAGCGCCGCTGTCTAGCAGAAGTGATCAGACAAGAATTTGCAGAACGGCTTGTAGAGACGGAAAAAGAGAATAGGAGGATGAAGATGGAGGTTGCTGAGGCCAAGGCACGACTCCGCTTCGAAGTGGAGCGAGTGAccagagagaaagaagaagagcTTGCGGAGGTGCATCAAAG AGTGAAGTCTGCTATTTTGAAGAAGGAAGAGACTGTTAATAACCTGCGCAAGCAGCATGAG GCTGCAGTGAAGAGATCTGATCACCTTGAGTCGTTGTTGGAACAGCAGAGAAAAGAGCTGTTAGGGAAATGA
- the LOC113055986 gene encoding centrosomal protein of 131 kDa-like isoform X1: MGGVPLCFLRRCCAVELETDEISLSYAPNWNNDALICLKTVSSSDVDNLVKFKMHTTRSPLASIQTGAAGDALDLGLTGSQLTVGRRPNSASPAKHFSRSISVSVAFDGRGKRNTLTDAGLGSSRAIKNLRRSNSTTQVNQQANTSLSEGLTEDFLALFKSSSDGRRKLASFSKTSKDHTTWNILDDQTRAFPVPCSSHSTCSIDSPTGLKKREAGVSLASSFTANNRSNKAAVGNSVTTILHNNHSEKPLTPKSSNQKPSFNNIIKATVNDDVTVDLSCSLTKSQKNFSSASSSSNNIAPRSPRSPGQPRRQEVTEEEAERYIQQVNHAAIIIQRWYRCHANRKRVSENTIKHLLISKKKEEKTAESLKKKEDDRKRIREEKAHQARLTVIQELQQKRAQRAAEVQQIAEEEVETLRHAGKVGRKKLTRSSPTSSFDDKAKNTDSNVNVVPVLEDVTHLRASSPTRSACRGSQCSQEILQRSVSMEAQRQGASSSRAQSKTTLNDLLDTLKLLEEAPERLSEPKSYRKDKYSWIDEDEDSNSLTTDNVERHRQLSQTPALPDGGALLSEAKLQSIMSFLDEMEKSEQERPRSVTSGSHREVVLSEEDLAVVEQASATAAEVTGSMMRLKLELDEKKRTVNMLQTALAQQRELTIRHVKETEKELNHTFQLQKQQYEATIQRHLTFIDQLIDDKKSLSERCEEVVGELKQVDQKYTKKIAQMQEQHEMVWQILGPMCEEIKKLKELMSATEKIRREKWIDEKTKKIKEITVKGLEPEIQKLISKHKQELKKLRVLHEAELLQADERAAQRYVRQTEELRQQLERERDEQCQRERELAKQRFEKQQQEEENALQHQRRRLYKEVSEEKERITQLAARQHAELEDLRKQLEKNSSLAARALREELEKSREEQDRRHQAEIKALKETLEVEKQTWEENYMKKEDAWLLSRERELKEEIRRGRDQEIELAIQRLEQDIRGAREECERVADNRIKRVREKYEAELRDLERSERAALQRQQEMREKHSEMEAELLQQHSRLREREQEISNLTQARDKLSDERRCLAEVIRQEFAERLVETEKENRRMKMEVAEAKARLRFEVERVTREKEEELAEVHQRVKSAILKKEETVNNLRKQHEAAVKRSDHLESLLEQQRKELLGK; encoded by the exons ATGGGCGGAGTTCCTTTATGTTTTCTGAGAAGATGTTGCGCTGTGGAGTTGGAGACAGATGAGATATCACTGTCTTACGCTCCGAACTGGAATAACGACGCTCTTATTTGTTTAAAGACCGTTTCTTCATCTGATGTGGACAATTTAGTAAAG TTTAAGATGCATACAACTCGCAGTCCACTGGCATCCATCCAGACAGGGGCAGCTGGAGACGCTCTGGACCTCGGCCTGACAGGCTCCCAGCTCACAGTGGGCCGCAGACCCAACAGTGCTTCACCTGCAAAACACTTCTCTCGATCCATATCTGTGTCTGTGGCCTTTGATGGCCGTGGGAAGCGAAACACTTTG ACTGATGCTGGATTGGGAAGCTCACGAGCAATTAAGAATCTGCGTCGGTCCAACAGCACCACACAGGTGAACCAGCAGGCCAACACAAGCCTCAG TGAAGGCCTCACAGAAGACTTCCTGGCTCTGTTCAAAAGCAGCTCTGATGGACGGAGAAAACTAGCCAGCTTCTCCAAGACATCCAAAGACCACACTACTTGGAACATCCTG GATGACCAAACGAGAGCTTTTCCTGTGCCCTGCAGCTCTCACAGTACCTGCAGTATTGATTCTCCTACAGGCCTGAAGAAGAGGGAAGCTGGCGTCTCTCTGGCTTCCAGCTTCACTGCCAACAACAG GAGCAATAAAGCTGCTGTGGGTAACTCTGTGACCACCATCCTTCATAATAACCACTCAGAGAAACCCCTCACCCCCAAGAGCTCCAATCAGAAACCCTCCTTCAA CAACATAATTAAAGCCACCGTAAATGATGATGTGACTGTGGATCTGAGCTGTTCTCTTACTAAGTCTCAGAAGAACTTCTCCTCTGCGTCATCAAGCTCCAACAATATTGCCCCCCGTAGCCCCCGAAGCCCAGGTCAGCCACGCAGACAAGAGGTGACCGAGGAAGAGGCCGAAAG GTATATTCAGCAGGTGAACCATGCTGCTATTATCATCCAGCGTTGGTATCGATGCCATGCTAACAGAAAGAGAGTCAGTGAGAATACAATCAAACACCTCCTCATATCCAAAAAGAAGGAGGAGAAAACCGCTGAATCACTGAAGAAGAAAGAAGATGATCGAAAACGCATCAGGGAGGAGAAAGCTCATCAGGCTCGTCTTACCGTCATACAG GAGCTTCAGCAGAAAAGAGCCCAGCGTGCTGCAGAGGTACAGCAAATAGCAGAGGAGGAGGTAGAGACACTAAGACATGCAGGGAAAGTGGGGCGTAAAAAACTCACCAGGAGTTCACCCACTTCTTCCTTTGACGACAAGGCTAAGAATACAG ATTCTAATGTGAACGTGGTGCCTGTTCTGGAGGATGTGACACATCTGAGGGCTTCATCCCCCACTCGTTCTGCGTGCAGAGGATCTCAGTGTTCTCAG GAGATCCTCCAGAGGTCTGTGAGCATGGAGGCCCAGCGACAGGGGGCGTCATCCAGCAGGGCACAGTCGAAAACCACTCTAAATGACTTGCTGGACACACTGAAGCTCTTAGAAGAGGCACCAGAGAGACTTTCAGAGCCCAAGAGCTACAGGAAGGACAAGTATTCGTGGATTGATGAG GATGAAGACTCCAACTCCCTGACAACAGATAATGTGGAACGGCACAGGCAGCTGAGTCAGACCCCAGCACTACCAGATGGGGGCGCTCTGCTCTCGGAAGCCAAACTACAGAGCATTATGAGCTTCCTGGATGAGATGGAGAAGTCCGAGCAGGAGAGACCACGCTCAGTCACTTCTGGATCACACAGAGAG GTGGTGTTGTCCGAGGAAGATCTAGCGGTTGTAGAACAAGCCTCAGCCACAGCAGCTGAGGTCACCGGCTCCATGATGAGACTCAAACTGGAGCTGGATGAGAAAAAACGCACAGTCAATATGCTACAGACAGCACTG GCCCAGCAGAGGGAGCTGACGATCCGACATGTGAAGGAGACTGAGAAAGAGCTCAATCATACGTTCCAGTTACAGAAGCAGCAGTATGAAGCTACGATACAGAGACACTTGACCTTTATAGACCAG cTGATTGACGATAAAAAGTCCCTGAGCGAACGCTGTGAGGAAGTAGTAGGAGAACTCAAGCAGGTGGATCAGAAGTACACTAAGAAGATTGCTCAGATGCAGGAGCAACATGAGATG GTTTGGCAAATTCTGGGTCCCATGTGTGAG gagATTAAGAAGCTGAAAGAGTTAATGAGTGCCACGGAAAAGATCCGCCGGGAGAAATGGATTGATGAGAAGACCAAAAAGATCAAGGAGATCACTGTAAAAG GTCTGGAGCCAGAGATTCAGAAGCTCATCTCCAAGCACAAGCAGGAGCTGAAGAAACTCCGAGTTCTTCATGAGGCAGAGCTGCTTCAGGCAGACGAGAGGGCTGCCCAGCGTTACGTCAGGCAGACCGAGGAATTACGACAgcagctggagagagaaagagatgagcagtgccagagagagagagaactggcCAAACAGAG gtTTGAGAAACAACAGCAGGAAGAGGAGAACGCGCTGCAGCATCAGAGGAGACGTCTGTATAAAGAAGTGTCAGAGGAGAAAGAGCGAATCACACAGCTGGCAGCCAG ACAGCATGCTGAGCTGGAGGACTTAAGGAAACAGTTGGAAAAGAACAGCTCTTTGGCTGCAAGAGCATTGAGAGAAGAGCTGGAGAAGAGCAGAGAAGAACAGGATAGACGACACCAG GCTGAAATAAAGGCCCTGAAGGAAACACTTGAGGTTGAGAAACAGACATGGGAagaaaattatatgaaaaaagaG GACGCATGGCTGCTGAGCAGAGAAAGGGAGCTAAAAGAAGAAATACGTCGAGGGAGAGACCAAGAGATCGAGCTGGCCATTCAGAGACTAGAGCAGGACATCAGAGGGGCAAGAGAGGAGTGTGAGAGAGTTGCTGACAACCG GATAAAGCGTGTGAGGGAGAAATACGAGGCTGAGCTCAGAGATCTGGAGCGTTCGGAGCGGGCAGCACTGCAGAGACAGCAGGAGATGAGAGAGAAACACAGTGAGATGGAGGCGGAGCTCCTCCAGCAACACTCACGTTTACGAGAACGAGAGCAAGAGATAAGCAACCTCACCCAG GCTCGTGACAAGTTGTCGGATGAGCGCCGCTGTCTAGCAGAAGTGATCAGACAAGAATTTGCAGAACGGCTTGTAGAGACGGAAAAAGAGAATAGGAGGATGAAGATGGAGGTTGCTGAGGCCAAGGCACGACTCCGCTTCGAAGTGGAGCGAGTGAccagagagaaagaagaagagcTTGCGGAGGTGCATCAAAG AGTGAAGTCTGCTATTTTGAAGAAGGAAGAGACTGTTAATAACCTGCGCAAGCAGCATGAG GCTGCAGTGAAGAGATCTGATCACCTTGAGTCGTTGTTGGAACAGCAGAGAAAAGAGCTGTTAGGGAAATGA